The following are encoded in a window of bacterium SCSIO 12643 genomic DNA:
- a CDS encoding quinone-dependent dihydroorotate dehydrogenase: MYKSIIRPILFQFNPEKAHHMVMGIVKVKLAIPGVKSIFNAMFKSTDKRLERTVFGIKFPNPVGLAAGFDKNADYYKQLAHLGFGFIEIGTVTPVAQPGNPKPRMFRLPEDSGLINRMGFNNGGLELAIENLKSRPKNLIIGGNIGKNKVTPNAEALNDYIKAFNGLYDYVDYFVVNVSSPNTPGLRELQDKGPLTEILNALQIENKKRPQTKPILLKIAPDLTPEQLDDIIDIIQTTKTDGVIATNTTISRDGLKTDPKITSEMGGLSGKPVKSRSTEVIKYLYQKSNGSFPIIGVGGIQTAQDAIEKLEAGASLVQVYTGFIYEGPYMIKRICDGILKHTS; the protein is encoded by the coding sequence ATGTACAAGTCGATCATTCGTCCGATTCTATTTCAATTCAATCCTGAAAAAGCGCACCACATGGTGATGGGGATTGTGAAAGTTAAACTGGCTATCCCAGGTGTAAAATCTATTTTTAATGCGATGTTTAAGTCTACAGATAAAAGACTTGAGCGTACCGTATTTGGCATCAAGTTCCCAAATCCAGTTGGATTGGCTGCAGGATTTGACAAAAACGCGGATTACTACAAACAACTAGCACATTTAGGATTTGGTTTTATTGAAATCGGTACGGTAACTCCGGTAGCACAGCCTGGAAACCCAAAACCAAGAATGTTTCGACTTCCTGAAGATTCCGGATTAATTAATCGAATGGGATTTAATAATGGAGGCTTGGAACTCGCGATTGAAAATCTAAAGAGTCGTCCCAAAAACTTAATTATTGGAGGGAATATTGGTAAAAACAAAGTCACTCCGAATGCTGAAGCATTAAACGATTATATCAAAGCATTTAACGGTCTGTATGACTATGTAGATTACTTTGTGGTGAATGTAAGTTCTCCGAATACTCCTGGACTAAGAGAATTACAAGACAAAGGTCCTTTGACTGAGATTCTGAACGCTCTACAGATTGAGAACAAAAAAAGACCTCAAACCAAACCGATTTTATTGAAAATTGCTCCGGATTTAACACCGGAACAATTGGACGACATCATTGATATCATTCAAACTACAAAAACCGATGGAGTCATTGCAACCAATACCACAATCAGTAGAGACGGATTAAAAACCGACCCTAAAATCACTTCTGAAATGGGTGGATTAAGTGGCAAACCGGTAAAAAGCAGATCAACCGAAGTCATCAAATATTTATATCAAAAATCAAATGGTTCTTTCCCAATTATTGGTGTGGGAGGAATTCAAACTGCTCAGGATGCCATTGAAAAGCTGGAAGCTGGTGCTTCATTGGTTCAGGTCTACACGGGGTTTATTTACGAAGGACCATATATGATTAAGCGAATTTGTGATGGAATTTTGAAACATACTTCCTGA
- a CDS encoding hydroxymethylglutaryl-CoA lyase, with product MKIIECPRDAMQGLHDFIPTAQKIKYINQLLKVGFDTLDMGSFVSPKAIPQMRDTQEVIKNLDLSDTDTKLLTIIGNTRGAKEATQFDEIHYLGFPFSISDTFQKRNINSTIEDSFHRAEDILNCCVIGNKELVVYISMAFGNPYNDPWDADIVLEWAHRLHNELGVDIISLSDTIGVANPETIDYLFTSLIPELPQVEFGAHLHTTPDTWKEKVHAAVHAGCERFDGAFKGFGGCPMAKDDLTGNMPTENLISYFNEKKTDIGLDMDAVQASLQMTTEVFPL from the coding sequence ATGAAAATTATCGAATGTCCTCGTGATGCCATGCAAGGTTTGCATGACTTTATACCTACTGCACAAAAGATCAAATACATTAACCAATTACTAAAAGTAGGTTTTGACACATTGGATATGGGGAGTTTTGTTTCTCCCAAAGCTATTCCGCAAATGCGTGATACGCAAGAGGTTATTAAAAATCTGGATTTAAGTGATACCGATACGAAACTACTCACCATTATCGGGAATACACGAGGAGCTAAAGAAGCCACTCAATTTGATGAGATACATTACTTAGGTTTTCCTTTTTCAATTTCGGATACTTTTCAGAAAAGAAACATCAACAGTACCATTGAAGACTCTTTCCATCGTGCAGAGGACATTTTGAATTGCTGCGTGATCGGAAATAAAGAACTTGTTGTTTACATTTCAATGGCATTCGGTAATCCGTATAATGATCCGTGGGATGCGGATATCGTTTTAGAATGGGCGCATCGATTACATAATGAATTGGGTGTGGATATTATCTCTTTATCTGATACCATTGGGGTCGCCAATCCTGAAACAATCGATTATCTGTTTACTTCTTTAATTCCTGAATTACCACAAGTAGAATTTGGGGCTCATTTGCATACCACTCCGGATACCTGGAAAGAAAAAGTTCATGCAGCAGTCCATGCCGGTTGCGAACGATTTGATGGCGCTTTTAAAGGTTTTGGCGGCTGTCCTATGGCTAAAGACGATTTAACCGGAAATATGCCTACCGAAAACTTAATTTCTTATTTCAACGAAAAGAAAACTGATATTGGATTGGATATGGATGCCGTTCAGGCTTCGTTACAAATGACTACTGAAGTATTCCCGTTGTAG
- a CDS encoding class I SAM-dependent methyltransferase: protein MKLKFQRWKHQKTCVYTYQDLSVNVLPGVFSPRMYPSTEAFLDYINELDLDQKTVLELGCGSGIISMLAASKGALVTASDINPVALDELTVHARDERQNIIVVYSDLFENLHFHFDYILINPPFQSKAPGSIEERAVDAGEDFEYFENLFSQLKVRTLRETQILIALPEEAEQFAICRRAKLHHLKLKTIKIMTKGMSKTTIYRVMEGE from the coding sequence TTGAAACTAAAGTTTCAGAGATGGAAGCACCAGAAAACATGTGTATATACCTATCAAGATTTAAGTGTGAATGTGTTACCGGGAGTATTTTCTCCAAGGATGTATCCATCTACAGAAGCTTTTCTGGACTATATAAATGAGCTCGATCTGGATCAAAAAACAGTTTTAGAATTGGGATGTGGATCCGGAATTATATCCATGTTGGCGGCAAGTAAAGGGGCATTGGTTACCGCATCAGATATTAATCCTGTAGCGTTAGATGAATTAACGGTTCACGCCAGAGATGAAAGACAAAACATTATTGTAGTCTATTCAGATTTATTTGAGAATTTACATTTTCATTTTGATTATATTCTGATTAATCCTCCATTCCAAAGTAAGGCCCCTGGCAGTATCGAGGAACGTGCGGTGGATGCCGGTGAAGATTTTGAGTATTTTGAAAACCTTTTCTCACAACTCAAAGTGAGAACCTTAAGAGAAACGCAAATCTTGATCGCATTACCTGAAGAAGCAGAACAATTCGCCATTTGTCGTAGAGCCAAACTTCATCATTTGAAATTAAAGACGATAAAGATAATGACGAAGGGAATGAGTAAAACGACTATCTATCGTGTGATGGAAGGAGAGTAG
- a CDS encoding sterol desaturase family protein encodes MSVIEIIKGQAARPDQIIMVIIFVTFILGEMIISSYRNAKLYSTPDTLTNMFLGLLTFGALASVKGMVFVMFDFVYEHRLFDFAKEPWYYGVLYWFGLLLFNDFMFYVFHWIAHKSRFFWALHVAHHNSKEYNFTVSIRGLFLLQVFKFPLWTVMPFFGFEPLDVFFMDSFVYFYQFWVHTKLIGRLGFLEEFMQTPVNHAVHHSVKSNELDKNLGGVFVIWDRLFGTYLRTDEKIEFGIPNNIETENPWVVTMHEFISIWREVKQPGLSLSERFKVVFGDLPFRKF; translated from the coding sequence ATGTCGGTTATTGAAATTATTAAAGGTCAGGCAGCCAGGCCTGATCAGATCATCATGGTGATCATTTTTGTAACCTTTATCTTAGGCGAAATGATCATTTCATCTTATCGAAATGCCAAGTTATATTCTACCCCTGATACCCTGACTAATATGTTCTTAGGTCTATTGACTTTTGGCGCTTTAGCCTCAGTAAAAGGGATGGTATTTGTCATGTTTGATTTTGTATATGAACATCGACTATTTGATTTTGCTAAGGAACCATGGTATTACGGGGTTTTGTATTGGTTTGGCCTGTTATTGTTTAATGACTTTATGTTTTATGTGTTCCATTGGATCGCACATAAAAGTCGCTTCTTTTGGGCTCTTCACGTAGCACATCATAATTCTAAGGAATACAACTTTACGGTTTCCATCAGGGGATTGTTTCTATTGCAGGTATTTAAATTTCCATTGTGGACGGTCATGCCATTTTTTGGTTTTGAACCATTGGATGTGTTCTTTATGGATTCATTTGTTTATTTCTATCAGTTTTGGGTGCATACCAAGTTGATCGGGCGATTGGGATTTTTGGAAGAGTTTATGCAAACCCCGGTGAATCATGCAGTACATCATAGTGTGAAATCTAATGAGTTGGATAAGAATTTAGGTGGAGTTTTCGTTATTTGGGATAGGTTGTTTGGTACCTACCTCAGAACGGATGAAAAGATAGAGTTTGGAATTCCGAATAATATTGAAACAGAAAACCCCTGGGTGGTGACCATGCATGAATTTATTTCTATCTGGCGAGAGGTGAAACAACCCGGATTATCTTTATCAGAACGGTTCAAAGTAGTGTTTGGTGATTTACCATTTAGGAAGTTTTAG
- a CDS encoding prolipoprotein diacylglyceryl transferase, translated as MHPELFKFNTPDFLTGLLPNEIVIYSYGALILIGVLAAFSYLKKYAYQDFGLSEDTSQSLLMGLIIMSVVGGKFFMIFENPSYYLSNPKSLISNSGFVFYGSLIFSMGFVVWFIKKHQLSTWKFLDLIGFVAIIVHFFGRLGCFMAGCCHGIESHGPFAVTFNDPLSQAHPLGVPLHPTQLYSSFMLASIFLILTLVRKRQQFAGQLFLLYLILYSTGRSIIEEFRGDEARGFLFDGWYSNSQFISTVIITFAIIAYVLQYRKSKTKG; from the coding sequence ATGCATCCGGAACTTTTCAAATTCAACACCCCTGATTTCCTCACAGGTTTACTCCCTAATGAAATCGTAATTTACTCGTATGGCGCTTTAATTCTAATTGGGGTTTTAGCTGCTTTTTCTTACCTGAAAAAATATGCTTATCAGGATTTCGGTTTATCCGAAGATACTTCTCAATCCTTATTGATGGGATTGATTATCATGTCGGTTGTTGGAGGTAAGTTCTTTATGATATTTGAAAATCCTTCATATTACCTCTCCAATCCAAAATCGTTAATCAGTAACTCCGGATTTGTATTCTATGGCTCTCTTATTTTTTCAATGGGCTTTGTGGTTTGGTTTATCAAAAAACATCAATTATCCACCTGGAAATTTCTGGATCTCATTGGGTTTGTTGCCATTATTGTTCACTTTTTTGGAAGATTGGGTTGCTTTATGGCAGGATGTTGTCATGGAATAGAAAGTCACGGACCTTTTGCCGTTACCTTTAATGATCCATTAAGTCAGGCCCATCCTTTAGGCGTTCCTTTACATCCCACACAATTGTATAGTTCGTTTATGTTGGCGAGTATTTTTCTGATTCTCACATTAGTCAGAAAACGTCAACAATTTGCGGGACAATTATTCCTCCTTTATTTGATTCTATATTCCACAGGGCGTTCTATCATTGAAGAATTTAGAGGTGATGAAGCGCGTGGTTTTTTATTTGACGGGTGGTATTCTAACTCTCAATTTATCTCTACCGTGATTATCACATTCGCCATCATTGCATATGTCTTGCAATATCGAAAATCTAAAACGAAAGGTTAG
- the aroQ gene encoding type II 3-dehydroquinate dehydratase, giving the protein MKILIINGPNLNKLGTRETDIYGNQNFEHYLEDLKKEFEGVELMYFQSNHEGEIIDQLHDTESMDGVVMNPAGFSHTSVAIMDAMAAIDTPVIEVHISNVYAREEFRQKMVTARNSKGVISGLGLDGYRLAIHNFLKGN; this is encoded by the coding sequence ATGAAAATATTGATTATCAACGGACCAAATTTGAATAAGCTAGGCACCAGAGAAACGGATATCTATGGGAACCAAAATTTTGAGCATTATCTAGAAGATCTGAAAAAAGAATTTGAAGGTGTGGAGTTGATGTATTTTCAAAGTAATCATGAAGGAGAAATTATTGATCAATTACACGATACGGAAAGTATGGATGGAGTGGTGATGAATCCTGCAGGTTTCTCTCATACTTCTGTGGCGATTATGGATGCTATGGCTGCTATAGATACTCCGGTTATAGAAGTGCATATATCCAATGTTTATGCACGTGAAGAATTCCGCCAAAAGATGGTAACGGCCAGAAATAGCAAAGGTGTGATCTCCGGATTGGGATTAGACGGTTACCGCCTGGCAATTCATAATTTTCTTAAAGGAAACTAA
- a CDS encoding WYL domain-containing protein, translated as MPANKFATIRYHVIDKMLRNKYKPYPSVEDIMEKCSDVLLKPISKSSIEKDIRAMKNDEALGYFAPIEYSRNYRGYYYADEDYSIDSVPLNDDEIEAVQFATNILTQFKNVAIFKDYENAIEKVLDKVNLTGLNTTVEKEFIQFENTPTVSGNEFLAPILNAIRKKSILTFSYQSFKADSESERVVEPYLLKEHKNRWYLVAKEQNSEVYKVFGLERMHEVNVTQEAFRRDLGFKADEFFKYSIGITANPSLIPENVVFECNHVLVQYLESQPIHESQQIEKTDFGGIVSLYVILTFELEQLLMGFGHEVKVLQPTTLIQKMLDKHQKAIENYKK; from the coding sequence ATGCCGGCAAATAAATTCGCTACAATCCGTTACCACGTGATTGATAAAATGCTCAGAAACAAATACAAACCCTATCCTTCGGTGGAAGATATTATGGAAAAGTGCAGCGATGTGCTTTTAAAGCCCATTTCTAAATCCAGTATTGAAAAGGATATTCGCGCGATGAAGAATGACGAGGCATTGGGATATTTTGCACCAATTGAATATAGTCGAAATTATAGAGGCTACTATTATGCTGATGAGGATTATAGTATAGATTCTGTGCCATTGAACGATGATGAAATAGAAGCCGTACAATTTGCGACCAATATTCTAACGCAATTTAAAAACGTGGCGATTTTTAAGGATTATGAAAATGCAATAGAAAAGGTATTGGATAAGGTAAATCTTACAGGTTTGAATACTACGGTCGAAAAAGAGTTTATTCAATTTGAGAATACACCCACTGTATCCGGGAATGAGTTTTTGGCACCCATCTTAAATGCGATTCGAAAGAAGAGCATATTGACATTTAGCTATCAAAGTTTTAAAGCGGATTCTGAATCGGAAAGAGTCGTGGAGCCGTATCTTTTAAAAGAGCATAAAAATCGTTGGTATTTGGTAGCTAAAGAACAAAATAGTGAAGTGTATAAAGTCTTTGGTTTGGAACGTATGCATGAGGTAAATGTTACACAGGAAGCGTTTAGACGCGATTTAGGCTTTAAAGCAGATGAATTCTTTAAATATTCCATTGGCATTACAGCAAATCCTTCATTGATACCGGAAAATGTAGTATTTGAATGTAATCATGTGTTGGTACAGTACCTGGAGTCGCAACCCATTCATGAGTCACAGCAAATTGAAAAAACAGATTTTGGAGGAATTGTGTCATTGTACGTAATTCTTACTTTTGAGTTGGAACAATTGCTTATGGGGTTTGGACATGAAGTAAAGGTTTTACAACCGACTACGCTGATTCAAAAAATGTTAGACAAGCATCAGAAAGCTATTGAGAATTATAAGAAATAA
- a CDS encoding DNA translocase FtsK: protein MAKKTNRPKGEKDLEEKSKKEKAPKKNKINLFSNLKSEKFRLGFGLFLILVSLIFLIAFTSFLVTGNYDQNLLKTGVDELGNTEIRNWLGKFGAVISQKFIGDWFGLAGFIFVPIIFRLGIKALFKITLINAKVIFKYSVFILLWLPPFLSYFFTSDATLILGGGIGLSIISYLNVAVGSMGALMILLFVLAAFVLINFNISLEGVFDKSDTPEVDPIMDSKEVEKVKPVTPGQPKEDPPVVEPTPQEEIIPPTPAPVQELKLDLGSSEEPANKEVEEVSEPVSEMPLEVVTPTVNEPEPESVPAEQVTENIVLSTDAPKETPSAPVDENVALEAVVGEEEETLKDSEIRDLAKEFGEYDPELDLSKYQKPSLDLLKDFGNTGIEIDRTELESNKNRIITTLKNYKIEISEISAVIGPTVTLYEIVPAPGVRISKIKNLEDDIALSLSALGIRIIAPIPGRGTIGIEVPNKKSEIVSMKTMLASDKFQNTEMVLPVALGKTISNESFIADLAKMPHLLMAGATGQGKSVGLNAILVSLLYKLHPSQLKFVLVDPKKVELTLYNKIERHYLAKLPGEEDAIITDTQKVVATLNSLCIEMDQRYDLLKDAMARTIIEYNQKFVARKLNPEKGHRYLPYIVLVIDEFADLIMTAGKEVETPIARLAQLARAIGIHLIVATQRPSVNVITGMIKANFPARLAFRVTSKIDSRTILDSGGADQLIGRGDLLFSPGNEIIRLQCPFVDTPEVERICEFIGEQQGYSDAFLLPEYVGEAAASQGSMADEDRDVLFDEAAQIVVQHQQGSASLLQRRLKLGYNRAGRIIDQLEAAGIIGPFSGSKAREVLIADEISLAQKLKGGE from the coding sequence ATGGCCAAAAAGACAAATAGACCAAAAGGAGAAAAGGATTTAGAAGAAAAATCTAAAAAAGAGAAGGCACCCAAGAAAAACAAAATCAACCTGTTTTCGAATTTAAAATCTGAAAAATTCAGATTAGGATTTGGACTATTCTTGATTCTTGTTTCGCTTATCTTTTTAATCGCCTTTACCTCATTTTTAGTTACCGGGAACTATGATCAGAATTTGCTTAAAACCGGTGTAGATGAATTAGGCAATACTGAAATCAGAAACTGGTTGGGAAAATTCGGTGCGGTCATTTCTCAAAAATTCATCGGAGATTGGTTCGGTCTGGCTGGATTCATTTTTGTTCCAATCATTTTCAGATTAGGAATCAAAGCACTGTTTAAAATCACTTTAATCAATGCAAAAGTTATATTCAAATACAGCGTTTTTATTCTGCTGTGGTTACCTCCTTTTTTATCTTATTTCTTTACCAGTGATGCTACTCTAATCTTAGGTGGTGGAATTGGGTTAAGCATTATTAGCTATCTTAACGTAGCTGTAGGCTCTATGGGAGCATTAATGATTTTATTGTTTGTCTTAGCTGCATTTGTATTGATTAATTTCAATATTTCTTTAGAAGGGGTTTTCGATAAATCTGATACACCAGAGGTCGATCCTATAATGGATTCAAAAGAAGTAGAAAAAGTTAAACCAGTTACTCCAGGTCAACCTAAAGAAGATCCTCCTGTCGTGGAACCTACTCCACAGGAAGAAATCATCCCTCCTACTCCTGCACCGGTTCAAGAATTAAAACTAGATTTAGGTAGTTCAGAAGAACCTGCTAATAAGGAAGTTGAAGAAGTTTCTGAACCCGTAAGCGAAATGCCTCTTGAGGTCGTTACTCCTACGGTAAACGAACCTGAACCAGAATCGGTTCCTGCTGAACAGGTAACTGAAAACATTGTTTTATCTACTGACGCTCCTAAAGAAACACCTTCTGCTCCGGTGGATGAAAATGTGGCTTTAGAAGCGGTAGTTGGTGAAGAAGAGGAAACCTTAAAGGATAGTGAAATCCGTGATTTAGCGAAAGAATTTGGAGAATATGATCCGGAACTAGATCTTTCCAAATATCAAAAACCAAGTCTGGATTTATTAAAAGATTTTGGGAATACCGGAATTGAAATTGACCGTACCGAACTGGAAAGTAATAAAAACCGAATTATTACTACGCTTAAAAATTACAAGATCGAAATCTCGGAGATTTCTGCAGTGATTGGGCCAACGGTTACATTATATGAAATCGTTCCTGCTCCGGGTGTTCGTATCTCTAAAATTAAAAATCTGGAAGATGATATTGCCTTGAGTTTATCCGCTTTAGGTATTCGTATTATCGCTCCGATTCCGGGTAGAGGTACTATTGGTATTGAGGTACCAAATAAAAAGTCGGAAATCGTATCGATGAAAACCATGCTGGCTTCTGATAAGTTCCAGAATACGGAGATGGTACTGCCTGTAGCTTTAGGTAAAACGATTTCAAACGAATCATTTATTGCTGACTTAGCTAAGATGCCTCACTTGTTGATGGCTGGTGCTACCGGGCAAGGTAAGTCGGTTGGATTGAATGCTATTCTGGTTTCATTACTCTATAAACTGCACCCGTCTCAACTAAAGTTTGTTTTGGTCGATCCTAAAAAGGTAGAGCTAACGCTCTATAACAAAATTGAACGTCACTATTTGGCAAAACTTCCTGGGGAGGAAGATGCGATTATTACAGATACACAGAAAGTGGTTGCGACTTTGAATTCGCTATGTATTGAAATGGATCAGCGTTATGACCTGTTAAAGGATGCCATGGCGCGTACGATTATTGAATACAATCAAAAATTTGTTGCGAGAAAGTTAAATCCTGAAAAAGGACACCGCTACTTACCATACATTGTTTTGGTGATTGATGAGTTTGCCGATTTGATTATGACCGCAGGAAAAGAAGTGGAAACACCTATTGCGCGTTTAGCTCAATTGGCACGTGCTATTGGGATTCACCTAATTGTGGCTACACAAAGACCTTCAGTGAATGTAATTACCGGTATGATCAAGGCCAACTTTCCAGCACGTCTGGCATTTAGAGTAACTTCTAAAATTGACTCCAGAACAATTTTGGATTCAGGTGGTGCAGATCAACTTATTGGCCGAGGTGACCTACTCTTCTCTCCTGGAAACGAAATCATACGTTTACAATGTCCATTTGTAGATACGCCAGAAGTTGAACGAATTTGTGAGTTTATTGGTGAACAACAAGGGTATTCTGATGCCTTCTTATTACCGGAATATGTTGGAGAAGCTGCTGCATCTCAAGGTTCAATGGCTGATGAAGATCGAGATGTACTTTTTGACGAAGCTGCTCAGATCGTGGTTCAGCACCAACAAGGTTCCGCATCTTTATTACAGAGAAGACTGAAATTGGGATACAATAGAGCCGGAAGAATCATTGACCAACTGGAAGCCGCTGGAATCATTGGCCCATTCTCCGGAAGTAAAGCCAGAGAGGTACTTATAGCTGACGAAATTAGTTTGGCTCAAAAATTGAAAGGGGGAGAATAA
- a CDS encoding outer membrane lipoprotein carrier protein LolA, translated as MKKSLFALVLLLSFSLGTFAQNENPKDPKAKKILDKVSATNKSYSTMYIEFDYRLVNKPNGIDEKQAGKVWIKGDRYKLMFPGIERYSDGKAVWTYLEDDDECQISDATSEDEEEGSISPSSLLTIYESGFNYLYGSVVSVNGKKTDMIKLFPEGGGKPYHTIKIYVDQASSQITRIEVFGKDGNTFTYDLKTIKSNEEMNDSMFVFDTSKAGDVVDLRD; from the coding sequence ATGAAAAAATCGCTATTTGCCTTAGTCTTATTACTATCATTTTCTTTGGGGACTTTCGCTCAAAATGAGAACCCAAAAGATCCTAAAGCCAAAAAGATTTTAGATAAAGTAAGCGCAACCAATAAATCATATTCTACGATGTATATCGAATTCGATTATCGTTTGGTAAATAAACCAAATGGAATTGATGAAAAACAAGCTGGTAAAGTTTGGATCAAAGGAGATCGTTATAAATTGATGTTTCCCGGAATCGAAAGATATAGTGACGGAAAAGCTGTTTGGACCTATTTAGAAGATGATGACGAGTGCCAAATCTCTGATGCTACTTCTGAAGACGAAGAAGAAGGTTCAATTAGTCCATCTTCTCTTTTAACAATCTATGAGAGCGGATTCAATTACTTATACGGTTCTGTGGTAAGTGTGAACGGGAAAAAGACGGACATGATCAAATTGTTTCCTGAAGGTGGTGGAAAACCATACCATACAATCAAAATTTATGTGGATCAGGCATCTTCTCAAATCACAAGAATTGAAGTATTTGGTAAAGACGGCAACACTTTCACTTATGATTTAAAAACAATCAAAAGCAACGAGGAAATGAACGATTCTATGTTTGTTTTCGATACCTCTAAAGCAGGTGATGTTGTGGATTTAAGAGATTAA
- a CDS encoding YwbE family protein, producing the protein MDHKNIPGNLRKNIFVGGLVQIVQKHHQRSGELTEGIVSRILTKSPQHPHGIKVQIETGEIGRVKWVILEE; encoded by the coding sequence ATGGACCATAAAAATATTCCGGGGAATTTGCGAAAAAACATCTTTGTAGGCGGTTTAGTCCAAATTGTACAAAAGCACCACCAACGTTCAGGTGAACTCACAGAAGGCATCGTTTCACGTATCCTCACCAAATCTCCACAACATCCACATGGGATCAAAGTGCAAATAGAAACCGGGGAGATTGGTCGCGTAAAATGGGTGATTTTAGAAGAATAA
- a CDS encoding DUF2911 domain-containing protein, protein MKISIQSLVFLICILPVLGIAQINKPGLSPKVTKELQVGLTHVKLEYGQPSVRDRAIFGALIPYGKVWRTGANSSTKIHFDRDVSLAEKVVPKGVYAIYSIPGKSSWTIIISKNSELWGAGGYSEKEDLFRVEVPVIELKDYVETLSIHFEAFHANGADLVIMWENTKVVVPVFVDSDDQIYKEIQEKIIDGGQNPVKAQTYFDAAQFYYEKNRDLEQAAIWFEKAMELRPNAFWYVYYRAELAFTLGDYDTANEMVQKSLRMARESSSGDYGYVAKCELLIEKLKSK, encoded by the coding sequence ATGAAAATCTCTATTCAATCTCTGGTATTCTTGATCTGTATTCTTCCCGTTTTAGGAATAGCTCAAATTAATAAACCGGGTTTGAGTCCTAAAGTGACCAAAGAACTTCAGGTGGGTTTAACGCATGTAAAATTGGAATATGGGCAACCCAGTGTACGGGATAGGGCCATATTTGGAGCTTTAATTCCGTATGGAAAAGTATGGCGAACTGGAGCAAATTCGTCTACAAAAATTCATTTTGATAGAGATGTGTCTCTGGCAGAGAAGGTGGTTCCAAAAGGTGTTTATGCAATTTATAGTATTCCCGGAAAATCAAGTTGGACCATTATCATCAGTAAGAATTCTGAATTGTGGGGTGCCGGGGGATATTCTGAAAAGGAAGATTTATTTCGTGTTGAAGTTCCGGTTATAGAACTAAAAGATTATGTAGAAACATTATCTATACACTTTGAAGCATTTCATGCCAATGGGGCTGATTTGGTGATCATGTGGGAAAATACGAAAGTAGTGGTTCCGGTTTTTGTAGATTCAGATGATCAGATCTATAAGGAAATTCAGGAAAAAATTATTGATGGTGGACAGAACCCGGTGAAAGCGCAGACATATTTTGATGCCGCACAGTTTTATTATGAAAAGAATAGAGATTTAGAGCAAGCTGCGATTTGGTTTGAGAAAGCTATGGAACTAAGACCTAATGCATTTTGGTATGTGTACTATAGAGCGGAATTGGCTTTTACTTTGGGAGATTATGACACAGCCAATGAAATGGTTCAAAAGAGTTTGAGAATGGCCAGAGAAAGTTCATCCGGAGATTACGGATATGTGGCCAAGTGTGAGTTGCTGATTGAAAAACTGAAGTCCAAATAG